The sequence TCGGGTGGTGGTGAGACGGGCCAAGCTGGGGCAGTTCGGCATGGAATTGCTCGCGCACTAGTTGATTACGACGCATCACTAAAACCAGCATTACGACAAGCTGGATTGATCACGCGAGACGCTCGTGAAGTGGAGCGAAAAAAAGTTGGTCTGAAAAAGGCACGACGCAGGCCGCAGTTTTCAAAGCGTTAATACGATGCTGTACTTTTCAAAAAAGGCCGCTGCAGCGGCCTTTTTTATTGGGTTGATGTTGTATAGTTGGCGTGATTGGTAAATTTTAAATAAACGATAGAGCTTTTTATGTTGAATGTGGGCATTGTAGGAGGAACCGGTTACACAGGCGTCGAGCTGATGCGGTTGCTTAGCATGCATCCTGAGGCACGCATTGTAGCGATTACGTCAAGGGCCGAAGAGGGCGTAAGTGTGGGGGACATATTTCCGAGTTTAAGGGGACATGTCGATTTAACCTTTGAGAAACCCACCCTTAGGACGTTGACCAAATGTGATATTGTTTTTTTTGCAACACCTCATGGCGTTGCGATGGAGCAGGCTCAAGAGTTAGTGGCGGCAGGCGTGCGTGTGATTGATCTTGCTGCTGATTTTAGGTTGAAAGATCTTTCTCAGTGGAAAAAGTGGTATGGCCCTGAGCATGGGGCCCAGCGTCTTCTTGAAGAGTCCGTTTATGGTCTACCAGAACTAAATAGAGAAAAAATTAAAACTGCTCGTGTTGTGGGGAACCCAGGTTGTTATGCGACGGCTGTCGAGTTGGGTTTCGCGCCTCTTTTGGCATCAGGGCTTATTGATCCGGGGTCGTTGATTGCTGATGCGAAGTCTGGAGCTAGTGGTGCGGGTCGAAAGAAAGAGTTGAGTATTATCTATTCTGAAGTCGGGGAAAACTTTAAAGCCTATGGATTGGATGGGCATCGACATCACCCCGAAATAGTCGAAGTTTTGGATGGATTGACCGAAGGGAGCGTCAAGCTCAAGTTTACGCCCCATCTGTTACCGATCAACCGAGGTATATTGGCAACGTTGTATGCTAATTTGACTGGGGGTGACTCGAGCGTGGTTAGAAAGTCATTCGAAACTTTCTTTAAGGACGAACCATTCGTTGATTTGCTCCCGATTGGTCAGTTCCCCGATACGCGATCGGTTCGAGGCTCTAATTTCTGTAAGATTGGTCTGCAGATCTCTGAAGATCAGAACTCTGTCGTTGTGATC is a genomic window of Pseudomonadota bacterium containing:
- the argC gene encoding N-acetyl-gamma-glutamyl-phosphate reductase, with protein sequence MLNVGIVGGTGYTGVELMRLLSMHPEARIVAITSRAEEGVSVGDIFPSLRGHVDLTFEKPTLRTLTKCDIVFFATPHGVAMEQAQELVAAGVRVIDLAADFRLKDLSQWKKWYGPEHGAQRLLEESVYGLPELNREKIKTARVVGNPGCYATAVELGFAPLLASGLIDPGSLIADAKSGASGAGRKKELSIIYSEVGENFKAYGLDGHRHHPEIVEVLDGLTEGSVKLKFTPHLLPINRGILATLYANLTGGDSSVVRKSFETFFKDEPFVDLLPIGQFPDTRSVRGSNFCKIGLQISEDQNSVVVISVLDNLVKGASGQAIQNMNIMFSLDEKMGLNGLGLVP